Part of the Funiculus sociatus GB2-C1 genome is shown below.
TTATTGCCAGAGGTGAAGGCTGAATATGCCCGTTTTCCCACCGATTGATAGTCGCGTAAGCAACACCCAGTGTCTCTACAAGCTGCGCCTGAGTCAGGTTGGTCAATTGCCCCAGTTCATCAATTAATTTGCCAACTTCAGGCTGATCCAGCACAGATGTGGTGTTAACTGCTGCATTTTTAGGAAAGCCCATAAAAGTGGTATGCGTAACAAATATTATAGTTCTTATCCATCATAGGGTAGAAAAAAGCAATGTTCTGCCCTTATAGATAAATGTGGAGTTATATGGCAAAGACTAAGCTTAAAAGTCTTACTCCTGAACAAGAAGCACTGATTCCGGTAATCCGTGAAAAATGGATAGCAATTGTTTTCTCCAAAGGACTAATTAATCGCTCAAAAGCTAAAGAAGCGGTTCAATTTGCTTACTCCGCAATTGGCAAAAAAGACCCTGAAATTATTTTTTTTGATAGCCCTTATGCAGCTTTAAACAGCCCGATTCTAAATAGAAAAGGGAGATTTTTAGGGAATTTATTTGACTTTGAGCTGAAATGGAAATTAGAGCAGCAACTGATGAGTCACAAGGCAAGACAATTTCAGTATCTAGCGTACCAACTATATAGCAGTCCTAAATGATTCGTGAAGGAGAGATCCCGCACTTCTGTAAGAAGTGCGGGATCTGAAGGGCTGGTATCTCACAACTCTGGCGAGGATTGCTATAGAAAAGCAATTCGCTGGGTGAATTGGGGAATCGATCCTGAAGAATTTTCCGTGCAAACATGAAAATACTCCCTCAAAACCAATTTTCCTCCTTCCCAGTCCGCAGCCTGGGAAGGAGAAATTTAGCTAAACAGCGCGATCGCGTGGTGGCGGATGTGATCTTCAATGAAAGTGGCGATAAAATAGTAACTGTGGTTGTACCCTTCTTGGTAGCGCAAAGTTAGCGGTTGTCCCGCTTCTGCACACGCTTTTTCAAACGCCTCTGGAAGCAGTTGTTCGGCGAGAAACTGATCCGCTGTGCCTTGGTCGATGAGAATGGGACGGTTAAATTTGGCACTCAGTACCAATTCGCTTGCATCGTAGTTGCGCCAGCTTTCCTTATCTGCGCCAAGGTAATTACTGAAAGCTTTCTGACCCCAAGGACAGCGCATCGGCGCGGCAATGGGTGCAAAAGCTGAAACCGATTTATAAAGCTCAGGGTTTCTTAAAGCACATACTAAAGCTCCGTGTCCGCCCATCGAATGCCCGAAAATTCCCATTTTTTCAGGTTGTACCGGGAAATTATCGGCAATTAGAGCAGGTAATTCGCGGACAACATAGCTGTACATTTGATAATGCGATCGCCACTTTTGCTGAGTAGCATCAACGTAAAATCCCGCACCAGTACCAAAATCCCAATCTTTATCTTCACCTTCAATTCCCCTATTACGAGGGCTGGTATCTGGTACAACGAGCATTATCCCGTACTTAGCAGCAAATTGTTGTGCGCCAGACTTACCCATAAAGTTCTCTTCAGTGCAAGTCAAACCTGAGAGGAAATAAAGAACTGGTACTGGTGCTGATTTTGCTTGCGGTGGCTGATAGACAGAAAATCGCATTTCGCCGTTACAAGTATCAGAAACATGGCTGTAAAAACCAATTTTACCGCCAAAACAAAGATGCTCAGAAACCAGTTTGGGAAACGCTGACATAAGGGTTCATCCAATAGTATGCCCACACTCCTGTTGCGGTCGATGCTCCGCAAACGAAGCCGTAGCGTTGGCAGGCTTAATTATACAGGCTTTGTTTCTGTAACGCCAGACTAAAGTCTTGAGCGGCTCGCTCGATAACCAAGCTGAGCTAATCCAATTTTGGATTAGAAACTATTGCATATGTAGCACAATACGGTTCAGTTAAGAATAATTGTAGTACCCCGTCTATCATAAAATGTTTGGTTAATTGTAGGAAATGGTTGAGGTGCGCGTTACCCAACTTTATCAGGATTTTGTTGGGTTGCATCGCTTAACTATTCCCTACTATTAATAACTAGAGTGATCGCTGTGTCTCCCCCACACATGAGGCACCTCAGTAATAGCATTCCCAGGCTGAGCCTTTTAACGAGGAAAATTAAGTACCAGCAGCCCGCTTCGTGCGAAAACTCACATTTACCCCATCGCTTAATTGCTCTAGCACCAACAGAGGTGTTGGCTTTGCCTTCTGATCCCAATTTAGTTTTACAATGCGCCCCTGAATTGTTGGTTGCCAAGTATCGTGATCGTCTGCTGGAGAGAGGAATGTTTCGATACAGTCTATAATTTGGCTAATCGTAGCAGAAGTAGCCTGAGTAGGTAATTTCATTAACTTAATTTGGATGCGGAAAAGCACCCGCTTAGAGCGCCTTGTGCCTTCTCCCGTCTCATAAATAACATCAAAGATTTCATCCACTTGACGAGCTTGCGTACTAGCAATTCCAACCGCTGCTTGCGATGCTTGAGTCGGACGGAGAGCTAAGGTGATTAGTTCTTTAACTCTAACTTTAATTTGATTGACGACCGCAAAGTGAAACACCTCCTCATCCATTCGCATTCTCAGGTAGTCTAAGTTAAACTCCCGCGAGTTAACCAAGTCAGGATTGCTTTCCATTCTATGAATAGAATCAAGCGCCAACTTTAACTTTTTCTGGAGGTCTTTGATTTTAAAATCTTGTAACTTGGCTCTCTTTGCTATCTCATTAGATTTGATCTTGACAAATACTCCCCCAGCAATCAGCAGTAAAGCCAATCCTCCGGTGGTGAACATCCAGATTGACGGTGGTTGAGGGTTAGCAGCTGCGGCTGCTTGTTGTGCGGTTTGAGTTTTTTTGGCTGGGAGTTGAGTCTTCTTAGCAGGGGTTTGAGCTAAAAGAGAGTCTACAAAAATCATGGGAGTGGACATATAGGCTACGGCTAGAAATTGATGTCTATTATCAGGATTCCCAAAGTAAAAGTTAAAAATGAAAAATAATTTAATTTTCCATTTTTATTGATTTAGTTTTGCCACCGTGTGCGGTGACATCGCGCATCAATATGGCATAGGTTTGGAAATCGGGTGTAGCGGCCCAAGCCACCAGACCACCAAGGGTCGAGGAACCAATAAAGTTGAGTGCCAGAAAGCCCTTCGCAGGTGAAGTCTATTGCATCCCCAACAATATGACGGCTGTATAATGCGCCACCAAGCGCTCGATTAATGGCTGGTGGTCGATACCAGCTGGCGACTAAAATTGGCCGTCCAATGCGATCGCGTGCTTTCTGTGCCATTTTAGCAATCCGGACGATCGCATCTAAAGTCTCTTGATTGGGTGGCATCCAGATACCTCCAGAGGTAGCTTCTGCCCAGGTAAAGTTGCCATCCGGCACGATTGCAGCCGACAGCTGAATATTTTCTAGCGTCCAGTGTTCGGGACGCTCTTTAAAGATAACTGGCATTGGCTTGGGTGGAGAATCCGGGGAATCTTTCCGCGCCTTATATATGCGTTTGAGATCGTCGAACAGGGAACGGATGGCTTGATCTCTAGTCACATTGCGCCAAAGTTGAACCAGACGAATTAAAGCTTCCCGTTGGTAATCCAGTTCTTTATATTCAATAGGCAAACGGCGGATAAACTCTAGTAATTCATTGTCCAACTGGACGGCAAGATGAGAGAAGGTAGTGCGATCTGCGGTACTGCTACCCAACATTTGGGGATCGATGCCCAAAGCCGCCAGCGCCGCCGCACGCGAGTCTAATTTCCGCCAGAGTCGCAACAACTCGGTGAGGGCATGGCGTTGGGTTCCGGTTCCTTGATAATACTGGGGGATAAACTGCACAAAGGCAATCAGTGCGGGATCGATTATTTTAATTCCAGTTTCGGCGGAGGTGTTGTTTTTCAAAGATGCGATCGCATCTTCCCGCGACTGGAGTTGTCGCCACAGCTGAGTTAGGCGCAGCAGTGCTTCCCGTTGATACGGATAACCAGAGTAATTTTGGGCAACTTGCTGGATAAATTGCTTCAGGGGAATATCTAGCGCAGATTCATCGAAGTTGTCTTCAGCTAAGGCTTGATCCCCCCTAGCCCCCCTTGGAAAGGGGGGAGAAAAGTCCCCATTTTCAAGGGGGGTTGGGGGGATCTTCTGCAAAGAGGCTACGAAAAGCTTTGCGATCGCATCTTCCCTGGTATCCAAGTGATGCCATATCCGCACCGCTTCCAGCACCGCATCCCGTTGCTGAGGCAAGCCTATATAGTAATCAGCAACACGTTCCACCAAACTTACTAACGCCTGATCCAGATAAGCAAGATTTTCTGGCAAGCCTGCCACCGAAAAATCTATAGCCATGTCTTTCAGGTAAGCTTGCAGTAGCGCATCAGCGTTACTTGCTTCCAAAAGCGCCGCCGTGGGTTCGCTGGCAGATGGTACATAACCAGCAGCGACAGATTGAAGGAAGCGATCGCTATAACGACCTTTTTCCACATCCCACATTTCGGCACCTTTCCACCCCTGAACAACTAAACTGTTGCACAGACTTCCAATAGTATTAGCCGCATATTGCACCTGTTTCGGAAAAGAATCTACCTCTTCCAAAGGAATCCGGTTAGCCGGAGAGATGCCCAGCCCCTTTTCTGTGTCCGATAGCGACGGTGAAGAGTGTACTTGATAAAGCGCCGCCAAAATCGGCTTGTGGATGCCCGTCCGTTCCGCTTCTAAAAGATAGTAGTAATTGCGCTGGTTTGGTGTCAGTGTTGGCATAGCCATTTTTTTTTCCCACTAAAACCACTTTATGATCACTTTCCTACCGCTTCATCAAGCTAATATGAAGAATTACTTGAAAAATGTTCGTCTAGTTGCAACCGACATGGATGGCACCTTGACGAGCCAAGGCAAGTTTACCGCAAGTTTACTCCAAGCTTTAGAAAATTTAGCAGATGCCAGCATTCCCGTGCTGATTGTCACCGGGCGTTCCGCTGGCTGGATGAGTGGTTTAAGCGCGATATTGCCAATTGCGGGTGCATTAGCAGAAAACGGCGGCTTATTCTACCCATCTGGCACCGAAACCCCAGTAACTTTAACCCCCATTCCCGATATTGTTGCCCACAGACAACAGCTTTATCATATTTTTGACCAACTCAAATCTAAATTTCCTTATCTTCAAGAATCTGGTGACAATCGTTTTCGCATTACCGATTGGACATTTGATAATCGCCAACTGACACCCGATGATCTGCAAACTATAAACGCATTTTGTCAAGAATTGGGCTGGAGTTTTACCTACAGTTCCATACAGTGTCACATCAAACCAAAGCAACAAGATAAAGCAACTGGTTTGCTGAAAGTATTAACCCATCACTTCCCTCAATACACACCAGAACAAGTTGTCACAGTTGGCGATAGTCCCAACGATGAAAGTTTATTTAATCCTCAATATTTTCCCCTTTCCGTTGGTGTGGCAAATGTTTTAGAGTATGCCAATCAGTTAACTCATAAACCCGCTTACATTACCAAGTTTGCCGAAGGCGAGGGATTTTGTGAATTAGCGAAATTACTTTTAAAGTAGAGTGGGATAGAATTTTTATAGTCTTCATTTCTATTAGTTTCGGACTTTTGCGTACAAAAACTGCCCTTTCTGCCTTAAAATCCAGCCGACCCAGGCTTCATTTGTTCACCTTTAACTTTGGTAGTTAGCTGTTTGTGCTTATAATTTTGGTGTCCCTAATGGGAACAGTTTGATGATAACTTTCCCAATTCGATTGCCCCAGAAGAATACGATATATTTAAAGATAAGTACACTTTGGGTTTTTACAAATGGCTTGGCTACACCAGTATTTTAAAATAGGACGCTACAGAAGAATATTACCTTATTAAATGTACTGGTTTAGGATTGCCATAAATTTAAGCTGAAGTAAAATTATAAATTATTACTGTCCTACCATCCGCATTAAGAAAAACGAGTGGTCAAGAATGGTAGAATTTGGAAAAGCTTATGAAATCCTGATAGTTAGTCATCAAGGTAAAACTGTTGAAGAGATAATTCAAATTAGTGATGTTTGGAATACATTAAGTTATGCTGAATCTCAAGTAGGGAAGGAAGCGCATAATATACTAATTTAATTTGATTGTAATTTAGAGGAACAGCATAACGATTTAATACTTTACTGGCACAAATTAGTGGAAAGCGTACATTATGAAAATATAAAAAAATATCGCCCAATTCCCTTTGAGTTGTGATGGAATTAATCAGCGATCGCATTCGTCATCAAGTAGCAGCGCGATCGCGCTATCTAAAGTTCATCGAGATTAATTCCCCGTTCTTGTAACTTAGCCATTAACTCTGCAAGCTGCTGTTGAGCGCCCTCAGCGCGTTGGCGTTCAGTTTCAGCACGTTGGCGTTCCTGTTCAATGACATTCTCAGGAGTCGGGAAGCGGTTTCCGTTCTGGTCATACCAGTAGAGCCAATCACGAGTCCAACCATGATGCGTCCCCGACTCGTACCCAATGCCTAAATTAATTTCTGGTATCCATACTGGGTTGCCAAACTGTCGTATGTAAACCCCATTTTCTAACCGATAAACTTCAAAAGGATCGTGCTTGTCCCGCCGCCAGTAATCAGGGTTGTAGATAAC
Proteins encoded:
- a CDS encoding helix-turn-helix domain-containing protein, whose product is MGFPKNAAVNTTSVLDQPEVGKLIDELGQLTNLTQAQLVETLGVAYATINRWENGHIQPSPLAIKQFRALALIDQLSQFSSETLRSGIQRLLTQHFSHEG
- the fghA gene encoding S-formylglutathione hydrolase — its product is MSAFPKLVSEHLCFGGKIGFYSHVSDTCNGEMRFSVYQPPQAKSAPVPVLYFLSGLTCTEENFMGKSGAQQFAAKYGIMLVVPDTSPRNRGIEGEDKDWDFGTGAGFYVDATQQKWRSHYQMYSYVVRELPALIADNFPVQPEKMGIFGHSMGGHGALVCALRNPELYKSVSAFAPIAAPMRCPWGQKAFSNYLGADKESWRNYDASELVLSAKFNRPILIDQGTADQFLAEQLLPEAFEKACAEAGQPLTLRYQEGYNHSYYFIATFIEDHIRHHAIALFS
- a CDS encoding D-Ala-D-Ala carboxypeptidase family metallohydrolase — protein: MAMPTLTPNQRNYYYLLEAERTGIHKPILAALYQVHSSPSLSDTEKGLGISPANRIPLEEVDSFPKQVQYAANTIGSLCNSLVVQGWKGAEMWDVEKGRYSDRFLQSVAAGYVPSASEPTAALLEASNADALLQAYLKDMAIDFSVAGLPENLAYLDQALVSLVERVADYYIGLPQQRDAVLEAVRIWHHLDTREDAIAKLFVASLQKIPPTPLENGDFSPPFPRGARGDQALAEDNFDESALDIPLKQFIQQVAQNYSGYPYQREALLRLTQLWRQLQSREDAIASLKNNTSAETGIKIIDPALIAFVQFIPQYYQGTGTQRHALTELLRLWRKLDSRAAALAALGIDPQMLGSSTADRTTFSHLAVQLDNELLEFIRRLPIEYKELDYQREALIRLVQLWRNVTRDQAIRSLFDDLKRIYKARKDSPDSPPKPMPVIFKERPEHWTLENIQLSAAIVPDGNFTWAEATSGGIWMPPNQETLDAIVRIAKMAQKARDRIGRPILVASWYRPPAINRALGGALYSRHIVGDAIDFTCEGLSGTQLYWFLDPWWSGGLGRYTRFPNLCHIDARCHRTRWQN
- a CDS encoding HAD family hydrolase — translated: MKNYLKNVRLVATDMDGTLTSQGKFTASLLQALENLADASIPVLIVTGRSAGWMSGLSAILPIAGALAENGGLFYPSGTETPVTLTPIPDIVAHRQQLYHIFDQLKSKFPYLQESGDNRFRITDWTFDNRQLTPDDLQTINAFCQELGWSFTYSSIQCHIKPKQQDKATGLLKVLTHHFPQYTPEQVVTVGDSPNDESLFNPQYFPLSVGVANVLEYANQLTHKPAYITKFAEGEGFCELAKLLLK